tttcttgtgTTAAAGTTATTTAAGTCAAATCTAGCtttttctatataaataaaatgtttaatacttAATATACTAAGGACATAAAAGTGCATTGCCAAACAAAGATAATTGAATCAAACTGTTAAAGCATAATATAAAGTCTATGAAAACGTATAAAGATAAATGtactataataaaatatattaaaagtgAAGGCTGAATTATTGGAGTTTACGACTTTTCTCCTCATTACCAGACACTGGTGTgataaacatgaaacagaaagcaagcaccaagaaaaaaagacatagaACAGGAAgttaaaaccaaacacacacctcctgtaAACTGTTTATAACCCATAGATAGTCACAGCCGTACATCAGTTTCCAGCAAGGAAGAGATCAACAGAGAAAGGTACAACATAaccagattattattatttatcacttACAGAATTTGATCATTTACTACCTTTTTCTTAAAACTTAACATTAATAGGACATTTAGTTTACTGTGCATTTGttggttatttatatattattttatttatttctctactATTCTATTTTCAGGGAAGTAACCTATAGTTTGTACGTTGGTGGAACAACAAAGAACACTTCTTGTGAAATGTCTGaaccaacaaagaaaacaagtgagAGACAGCGATGTGCAAAAGTTACatgtattaaaggtccagtgtgtaatatttaggaggatctattggcagaatataatattcactgGTATGTTTTaaatcaccagaaaataagaattttcAAGCTTTTGTTACCCAAGAATGAACCTTTGATATCTATAGAGAAAGCAGGCTTCTTCTCCAAGCTTGGAAAGcaagggtgaggcgagggggtattcagttggttgcaatctcgAGACTAGATTCcactaaatcgtacacactggatctttaaattAACCTCACCACATGTAAAGTCACTGCAGGTGTACTTTAATATATTCTGTCTCCCTTTCAGTATGTCTCTGTATGGTCGCGTCCATCATCCCCATTAGTCAGATAGTGATGGGTGAGTGACCAGAGCAACCAGAATTGTGCATTGTCATTTAATAGATAAGGCAGATGAAGTGAATCACAGCTTGGACTTTGTGTCCCACAGGATTAGCGTGCCGACTTGACTGTCCCAAGCAGAACTACATCCCCATCTTTCTGTTGGTAAATGGAGGCGTCTTGATGCTGCTACTCTACATGCTGCCCTGgcattcatccattcacaaaGCCTGCTTTGGCCTTGTGTCTCTCTTCTTATTTGGCTGGTTCATCGCTGGTAAGCTGAAAGGCTGGAGTGATAGTCTAACCAAAGCAcaatcagactttttttgtaACGTGAAAGGTGTTGCTTGCAGCTTTTTAGCCTTTTTTGGGCACATTTTCTATTACCTTAAAAAACAAGTTAAGGCCCTGGTTTTACCAGGCATGGCTCTGTAGCCTCAGTATTGATTTGGTCTGTTCTCCAGTAAGATTTTAGAAATCCAcattttgcccaccagactcTGACTTGCaaatttgctcagatttggtcattttttcttggtttatgtgcatCTTAACGTGAGTAAGTAGGCtacgtagttaaattgtttcactcttgtctgtttttacagtcaGTTGTGATCAGAAGTCTGCAgagggtattttattttcagaattgATCATGCTGTTTATATGCCTGACTTCTGACCAGCCCAATCTGCCCTTTGTTGCCTGACctggtcagacagacagactaaatCCCAAACATTGTCTAGCATAGCCATGATCAGCTCTGTTGGctgtgcccggtggaatttagggGTAACTTTAGATGCTTTAAATTAAGTGTCTCTTactgaaattaaaacattactCTATGTCTGCTGGATGTATAAATGCAAATGTCTAACCATTACGAGCAATTATGTGTCTCTGTCAGGTTGAGTTCTTCTGCCCTCAAGTggtcaatgaaatgatgaatgcaGCTCTTACATTAGGTTTTTccaaaacatttcctgttgATATTTCATGA
Above is a genomic segment from Larimichthys crocea isolate SSNF chromosome XIV, L_crocea_2.0, whole genome shotgun sequence containing:
- the LOC113747595 gene encoding transmembrane protein 272-like — translated: MSEPTKKTICLCMVASIIPISQIVMGLACRLDCPKQNYIPIFLLVNGGVLMLLLYMLPWHSSIHKACFGLVSLFLFGWFIAGNVWIYSIYEPNYNETTTSTDPYCNKTLYQFAFWTITLHYIVLGLIICAVGFVNFLY